A genome region from Crossiella equi includes the following:
- a CDS encoding RNB domain-containing ribonuclease produces MPERDRAAADFAAIRAEYALPGEFPTAALAEAEQTSSEPVHQLPRRDATGIPLVTIDPPGSKDLDQAVCVTRRGTGFLVHYAIADLGAVVPPGGPLDTEVRRRGQTLYLPDGSVPLHPPVLSEDAASLLPDQPRAAVLWTIDLDEGGEPRSVHVERAVVCSTAQFDYATVQAAIDSGSPHPSVAALPELGRLRRALAVRRGAIELALPEQEIVPADQGQWRLVVRPRTEVDSWNAEISLLTGMCAAQLMLGAGIGILRTLPTAHDGAVRDLRRSAAALGVPWPEEVGAAEMLAGLDPAEPTSLALSTDATRLLRGAGYTAFDGQAPEVTVHAGIGAPYAHVTAPIRRLVDRFATEVCLAVTAGEPVPDWVRRALPELPAAMEASDRVAAQVDRACIDQVESWLLADRVGESFDAVVLRANGESGEIFVAEPPVLGKCRGEGLAEGQWVRVRLVEADPMRRKIAFER; encoded by the coding sequence GTGCCTGAACGAGACAGGGCCGCGGCGGACTTCGCCGCGATCCGGGCCGAGTACGCGCTGCCGGGGGAGTTCCCCACCGCCGCGCTGGCCGAGGCGGAGCAGACCTCCAGCGAGCCGGTGCACCAGCTGCCCCGGCGCGACGCCACCGGCATCCCGCTGGTCACCATCGACCCGCCCGGTTCCAAGGACCTGGACCAGGCCGTCTGCGTGACCCGCCGCGGCACCGGGTTCCTGGTGCACTACGCGATCGCCGACCTGGGCGCGGTGGTCCCGCCCGGCGGGCCCCTGGACACCGAGGTGCGCAGGCGCGGCCAGACCCTCTACCTGCCCGACGGCAGCGTGCCGCTGCACCCGCCGGTGCTCTCCGAGGACGCGGCCAGCCTGCTGCCGGACCAGCCGCGTGCCGCGGTGCTGTGGACCATCGACCTCGACGAGGGCGGCGAACCCCGTTCGGTGCACGTGGAACGCGCCGTGGTGTGCTCCACCGCCCAGTTCGACTACGCCACCGTGCAGGCCGCCATCGACAGCGGCAGCCCGCACCCGTCCGTGGCCGCCCTGCCCGAGCTCGGCAGGCTGCGGCGGGCGCTGGCCGTGCGCCGGGGCGCCATCGAGCTGGCCCTGCCCGAGCAGGAGATCGTGCCCGCAGACCAGGGCCAGTGGCGCCTGGTGGTGCGCCCGCGCACCGAGGTCGACTCCTGGAACGCGGAGATCTCCCTGCTCACCGGCATGTGCGCGGCCCAGCTCATGCTCGGGGCGGGCATCGGCATCCTGCGCACGCTGCCCACCGCGCACGACGGCGCGGTGCGGGACCTGCGCCGCTCGGCCGCCGCGCTCGGCGTGCCCTGGCCCGAGGAGGTGGGCGCGGCCGAGATGCTCGCGGGCCTGGACCCGGCCGAGCCGACCTCGCTGGCCCTGTCCACCGACGCCACCCGGCTGCTGCGCGGCGCGGGCTACACCGCCTTCGACGGGCAGGCGCCCGAGGTCACCGTGCACGCGGGCATCGGCGCCCCGTACGCGCACGTCACCGCCCCCATCCGCCGCCTGGTCGACCGCTTCGCCACCGAGGTGTGCCTGGCCGTCACGGCGGGGGAGCCGGTCCCGGACTGGGTGCGCCGGGCCCTGCCCGAGCTGCCGGCCGCGATGGAGGCCTCCGACCGGGTGGCCGCCCAGGTGGACCGGGCCTGCATCGACCAGGTGGAGTCCTGGCTGCTCGCCGACCGGGTCGGCGAGTCCTTCGACGCGGTGGTGCTGCGCGCCAACGGCGAGTCGGGCGAGATCTTCGTGGCCGAGCCGCCGGTGCTGGGCAAGTGCCGGGGCGAGGGCCTGGCCGAGGGCCAGTGGGTCCGGGTGCGGCTGGTCGAGGCCGACCCGATGCGCCGCAAGATCGCCTTCGAGCGCTGA
- the npdG gene encoding NADPH-dependent F420 reductase yields MSEQDVRGLTVGVLGGTGPQGKGLAYRWAKAGLKVVIGSRDAARAESAAAELAELSGGAVSGADNAACAAASDVVLVAVPWEAHEPTLTALREQLAGKIVIDCVNPLGFDKQGPFALAVQDGSAAQQAEKLLPEARVTAAFHHVSAVLLADPEIADVDTDVLVLGDDREATDVVRALADVVPGMRGVFGGRLRNAHQVEALTANLIAVNRRYKTHAGVRVTGL; encoded by the coding sequence GTGAGCGAGCAGGACGTGCGTGGGCTGACCGTCGGGGTTCTCGGCGGTACCGGGCCGCAGGGCAAGGGCCTGGCCTACCGGTGGGCCAAGGCGGGACTGAAGGTCGTCATCGGGTCCCGGGACGCCGCCCGCGCCGAGAGCGCCGCCGCCGAGCTGGCCGAGCTGTCCGGGGGCGCGGTCTCCGGCGCGGACAACGCCGCCTGCGCCGCGGCCTCGGACGTGGTGCTGGTCGCGGTGCCGTGGGAGGCGCACGAGCCCACGCTGACCGCACTGCGCGAGCAGCTCGCGGGCAAGATCGTCATCGACTGCGTGAACCCGCTCGGCTTCGACAAGCAGGGCCCGTTCGCGCTGGCTGTGCAGGACGGCTCGGCCGCGCAGCAGGCGGAGAAGCTGCTGCCGGAGGCCCGGGTCACCGCCGCCTTCCACCACGTCTCCGCGGTGCTGCTGGCCGACCCCGAGATCGCCGACGTGGACACCGACGTGCTGGTGCTGGGTGATGACCGCGAGGCCACCGACGTGGTCCGCGCCCTGGCCGACGTGGTCCCGGGCATGCGCGGGGTGTTCGGCGGACGGCTGCGCAACGCGCACCAGGTCGAGGCGCTCACCGCGAACCTGATCGCGGTCAACCGCCGGTACAAGACCCACGCGGGCGTGCGCGTCACCGGCCTCTGA
- a CDS encoding helical backbone metal receptor: MRDDLGEPVGPTRARRVVSLVPSLTEAVALSVPGVLAGVTDYCTHPPLDLPRVGGTKYSRVADVLALRPDLVLANAEENRPEDVAALRAEGIPVWVTAAPATVPAALDSLARLFTEVFATSPAWLAESRELWADRPPVRATAVVPVWRRPWVVLGRDTFAGDVLRRLGIGNVFAAHPERYPRPPLAGLQAGDLVVLPDEPYEFTATDGPEAFPGRRCVLLSGRLLTWHGPSLLAARAVLGEALSGR, from the coding sequence ATGCGCGATGACCTCGGCGAACCCGTCGGGCCCACCCGGGCGCGGCGGGTCGTCTCCCTGGTACCGAGCCTGACCGAGGCGGTCGCGCTGAGCGTGCCCGGGGTGCTGGCCGGGGTCACCGACTACTGCACGCACCCGCCGCTCGACCTGCCCAGGGTCGGTGGCACGAAATATTCCAGGGTCGCGGACGTGCTGGCGCTCCGGCCGGACCTGGTGCTGGCCAACGCCGAGGAGAACCGCCCGGAGGACGTGGCCGCCCTGCGCGCCGAGGGCATCCCGGTGTGGGTGACCGCGGCGCCCGCGACCGTGCCCGCCGCCCTGGACTCCCTGGCCCGCCTGTTCACCGAGGTCTTCGCCACCAGCCCGGCCTGGCTCGCCGAGTCACGGGAGCTGTGGGCGGACCGGCCGCCGGTGCGCGCCACCGCGGTCGTCCCGGTGTGGCGGCGGCCGTGGGTGGTGCTCGGCCGGGACACCTTCGCCGGGGACGTGCTGCGCCGCCTCGGCATCGGCAACGTCTTCGCCGCCCACCCCGAGCGCTACCCGCGCCCGCCGCTGGCCGGGCTCCAGGCCGGTGACCTGGTGGTGCTGCCCGACGAGCCCTACGAGTTCACCGCCACCGACGGCCCGGAGGCCTTCCCGGGCCGCCGGTGCGTGCTGCTGTCCGGCCGCCTGCTCACCTGGCACGGCCCGTCGCTGCTGGCGGCGCGGGCCGTGCTCGGCGAGGCGCTCAGCGGTCGCTGA
- a CDS encoding C40 family peptidase, with protein sequence MKLVLAGVALTATVVVAITTTGVIRTVVGGNEMYQPKAVENSLCTPDLDWGIGGAGQGANDAARLVDESRDIVAQIIAIGKERKLPPRAWQVAIQAGRTESGLRNLNYGDRDSLGIFQMRPSMGWGTVSQLQDIPYQIHKFYDVLLKVPNWETRRPGDAAQAVERSAFPDRYHRWESMAVHLIEQIGDRASFVECEQLPQTSETAGTAIGFAMKELGKPYVWGAEGPNSYDCSGLMQWSYRLAGLNLPRTSREQWFAGAYVPVRQAQPGDLVFWAYNTNNPKTIHHVAMYLGDNKILEAQQTGVPVHIRNLKWTEGELMSMAVRPKSNKRV encoded by the coding sequence ATGAAGCTGGTCCTCGCCGGTGTCGCCCTGACCGCCACCGTCGTCGTCGCCATCACCACCACCGGCGTCATCCGCACCGTGGTGGGCGGCAACGAGATGTACCAGCCGAAGGCCGTCGAGAACAGCCTGTGCACCCCGGACCTGGACTGGGGGATCGGCGGCGCGGGACAGGGCGCGAACGACGCCGCCCGCCTGGTCGACGAGTCGCGCGACATCGTGGCCCAGATCATAGCCATCGGCAAGGAGCGCAAGCTGCCGCCGAGGGCCTGGCAGGTGGCCATCCAGGCCGGGCGCACCGAGTCCGGGCTGCGCAACCTGAACTACGGCGACCGCGACTCCCTCGGCATCTTCCAGATGCGCCCGTCCATGGGCTGGGGCACGGTCTCCCAGCTCCAGGACATCCCGTACCAGATCCACAAGTTCTACGACGTGCTGCTCAAGGTGCCCAACTGGGAGACCCGACGCCCGGGCGACGCCGCCCAGGCGGTGGAGCGCTCGGCCTTCCCGGACCGGTACCACCGCTGGGAGTCCATGGCGGTGCACCTGATCGAGCAGATCGGGGACCGCGCCAGCTTCGTGGAGTGCGAGCAGCTGCCGCAGACCAGCGAGACCGCGGGCACCGCCATCGGCTTCGCCATGAAGGAGCTGGGCAAGCCGTACGTGTGGGGCGCGGAGGGGCCGAACAGCTACGACTGCTCAGGCCTGATGCAGTGGTCCTACCGGCTGGCCGGGCTGAACCTGCCGCGCACCTCGCGTGAGCAGTGGTTCGCCGGGGCCTACGTGCCGGTGCGCCAGGCCCAGCCGGGCGACCTGGTGTTCTGGGCCTACAACACCAACAACCCCAAGACCATCCACCACGTGGCGATGTACCTGGGGGACAACAAGATCCTGGAGGCCCAGCAGACCGGCGTACCGGTGCACATCCGCAACCTCAAGTGGACCGAGGGCGAGCTCATGTCCATGGCCGTCCGGCCCAAGTCGAACAAGAGGGTCTGA